The Microcaecilia unicolor chromosome 6, aMicUni1.1, whole genome shotgun sequence genome includes a window with the following:
- the LOC115472511 gene encoding LOW QUALITY PROTEIN: uncharacterized protein LOC115472511 (The sequence of the model RefSeq protein was modified relative to this genomic sequence to represent the inferred CDS: substituted 1 base at 1 genomic stop codon), whose amino-acid sequence MDEYVEQWVKEGGLEKEVRKIMRVNKKEDEDDGSEEDEEEEDSDGQQCIEATVQVLKALDHFGYKVNKSKAQLCQIEVTFLGTTITAGSQLVHESLTHEFLYMSDCPIPLLGRDLLSKLRAQSSFDSDGQTSVSFRPPTSSPKGILSFCCPLEEEWRLHQSHDQVDLHLADSFQVNGVWAEDNPPGLAXNIPPVHVDLLPSARPICLLQYPIPRKALEGIQAHLNRLLSHGIIRPCQSLWNTPLLPVQKPGTEDYRPVQDIRVVNKSTISLHPVVPNPYVLLGLIPSGATHFTTLDLKDAFFCIRVAPASQLLFAFQWENPVTGRKLQYTWTRLPQGFKNSPTIFGTALGQDLKTFKSEPSRRVLLQYVDDLLIAAVTQEECFEATRELLELLLDAGYKVSRSKAQLCQSEVKYLGFCISQGSQRLDVSRKQAVAAIPQPKSRREVREFLGAAGFCRIWIPNFALMAKPLYQATKGGEKEPFEWGPIAQQSFIAIKKALLQAPVLGLPHVEKPFSLYVHERQGVALGVLTQMMGSWQRPVAYLSKQLDGVAKGWPACLRAIAATALLVQEADKLTLGQELVVKVPHAVLTLMEYKGNHWFTNSRMVKYQASLCENPRIHLETVATFNPATLLPASEGPPDHDCIQTMDEVYSSRPDLKDVPWRDPDVIYFTDGSSYVENSKRLAGYAVVTEDKVIEARALPQGTSAQKAELVALIRALELAAGLVTNIYTDSKYAFTTLHAHGALYKEKGLINAAGQPVKYGPEILQLLEAVWAPKKVAVIHCRGHQRTDTPVARGNRHADRVAKEAFTEMPRSGRLQYLLVMVCTFSGWVEAYPTVTEKATEVARALLRDVIPRFGLPLAIGSDNGPVFVEATLQALSHALRITWKLHCAYRPQSSGQVERANRTLKNSLAKICQETQLKWPQALPLALFRLRCTPTKGTALSPFEIVYGKPPAILQGIKGDRDFRLQSYVREINPVPFQAQVHSFLPGDRVWVKDWRLQPLGPRWKGPFTVLLSTSTAVKVAGITPWVHWSR is encoded by the exons tcactcatgaatttcTGTATATgtcagactgtccaatccctttgttaggccgggacctgctgtccaagcttagggcccaaagttcctttgactctgatggccagacttcggtctcctttcggcccccgacatccagccctaagggcatattgagtttctgctgcccccttgaagaagaatggcggctgcatcagtcgcatgaccAAGTTGACCTACacctggccgacagcttccaggtcaatggggtatgggcagaagataatcccccagggttggcctgAAATATTccccctgtccatgtagacttacttccaagtgcccggccaatctgTCTTcttcaatacccaattccccgaaaggctctggaagggattcaagcacatctgaatcgtctgttatcccatggaattattcgaccttgccagtctctatggaatacgccactgttgccagtccagaagccagggactgaggactaccggccagtccaagacatacgagtggtcaacaaatccactatttcattacaccctgtagtgcccaatccatatgtcctgcttggattgataccttctggagctacccatttcacgacactggacctaaaagatgccttcttttgtattcgggtggcccccgccagtcaactgcttttcgcctttcaatgggaaaacccagtaacaggacggaagcttcagtatacatggacccgcctgccacaggggttcaagaactcccctaccatttttgggactgccctaggacaagaccttaagacttttaaatctgagccttccaggcgagttttactccagtatgtagatgacctcctgattgcagcagtgacccaggaagagtgtttcgaggctaccagagaattgctggagttactcttggatgcgggctataaggtctcacgctcgaaggcccaactctgtcagtcagaagtgaagtatctgggcttctgcatttcccagggaagtcagagactggatgtcagtaggaagcaagcggttgctgcaattccccaacccaagtccagaagggaagttagggaatttctgggagcagccggattctgcagaatttggattccgaattttgcactgatggcgaaacccctttaccaggccacaaaggggggtgaaaaggaaccatttgaatggggacctattgctcaacaatccttcatcgctataaagaaagccctactccaagcccctgtgtTAGGCCTTCCtcatgtggagaaacctttctcactgtatgtccacgagcgacagggggttgctctgggtgtgctgacccagatgatgggatcctggcagaggcctgttgcatacctgtctaaacagctggatggagtggctaaaggatggccagcttgcctgagggccattgcagcaacagccttactggtccaggaagctgacaagttgaccttggggcaagaactggttgtcaaagtcccccacgcagttctcaccctcatggagtacaagggtaaccactggtttacaaatagccgcatggttaagtaccaagccagcttatgtgagaatccacggatacacctggaaacagtggctacattcaatcccgccactcttttgccagcatctgagggaccaccggatcatgactgtatccaaaccatggatgaagtgtactccagtcgaccagatctcaaagatgttccttggagggacccagatgtaatttatttcacagatggaagtagttacgtggagaactccaagcgattggcaggctatgctgtggtgacagaggataaggtgatagaagcaagggccctgccccaaggaacttcagcccagaaagcagaacttgtggccctcatacgagctctggagctagcagcaggactggtgaccaacatttatactgattccaagtatgccttcacaactctacatgctcatggagctttgtataaggaaaagggactcataaatgccgcaggccaacctgttaagtatggacccgaaatacttcagttgctagaggccgtttgggcccctaaaaaggtagctgtcattcactgtcggggacaccaaaggacagatactccagtggcccgagggaaccgccatgctgatcgggtggccaaggaagct ttcacagaaatgcccaggagcggtaggctccaatacctcttggtcatggtctgcactttctctgggtgggtggaagcataccctacagtcactgagaaagccacagaagtagctcgagccctccttagggatgtcatccccaggtttggactgccccttgccataggctcagataatggtcccgtctttgttgaagccacacttcaggccctgtcccacgcattgcgcattacctggaaattgcattgtgcctaccgtccccagagttcagggcaggttgagcgggcaaacagaaccttgaaaaatagcctagcaaagatttgtcaggaaacccaactgaaatggccacaggcactgccactagccctcttccgcctccgatgcaccccaactaaaggaacggccctctctccctttgaaattgtgtatgggaagcccccagccattttgcagggaattaagggagacagggactttagg cttcagtcttatgtgagagaaataaaccctgtcccctttcaggctcaggtacattccttcctgccaggggatagagtttgggtgaaagactggaggctccagcccttggggccccggtggaaaggaccttttactgttttgctttctacctctacagctgtgaaggtcgcagggataactccatgggtccattggtctcga